Genomic segment of Acidobacteriota bacterium:
GCAGCTGCGCCGGGAACTCGAGCGCGACGGCGCGATCTTTCATTCCACGAGCGACAGCGAGGTCATCCTGCACCTGATGTCGCGGTCCAGGCGGCGCACCCTCCCGGAGGCTTTCGTGGAGGCGCTCAGGATGGTCCAGGGGGCCTACTCGCTGGCGCTGCTCACACCGGAGTACCTGCTCGCGGCCCGGGATCCGCACGGCTTCCGCCCCCTCTGCCTGGGGCAGGTCAACGGCTCCTACGCCATCGCCTCCGAGACCTGCGCCTTCGACCTGATAGACGCGGAGTATGTCCGGGATGTGGAGCCCGGGGAAGTGGTGCGGATCGAGGAAAAGAGCCTGGAGTCGGAGATGCCGCTGCCGAAGGAGAGGCCCGCCTTCTGCGTTTTCGAGCATATCTACTTCAGCCGCCCCGATAGCATCGTCTTCGGCCGGACGGTCAACAGCAGCCGGAGGGAGATGGGGCGGCACCTGGCCGTCGAGCACCCGGTGGACGCCGATGTGGTGGTGCCGATACCCGATTCCGGGGTGTCGGCCTCCATCGGCTATTCCCGGGAGAGCGGCATTCCCCTGGAGTTCGGGCTGATCCGCAACCACTATGTCGGGCGCACCTTCATCGAACCCAGGCAGTCGATCCGCAATTTCGGGGTCAAGGTGAAGCTCAACCCGGTGCGCGAGATTCTCCGGGGGAAGCGCGTCATCCTGATCGACGACTCCATCGTCAGGGGGACCACCAGCCGGAAGATCGTGCAGATCGTCCGCGCCGCGGGCGCGCGGGAAATTCACATGCGCATA
This window contains:
- a CDS encoding amidophosphoribosyltransferase, whose product is MEPWDKLEEECGVFGIVSHPEAARIAYLGIYALQHRGQESAGIATSDRHKLHLEKGMGYVADVFDENRLGRLPGDSALGHVRYSTAGGSAAWNAQPILIDCWRGPIALAHNGNLTNAPQLRRELERDGAIFHSTSDSEVILHLMSRSRRRTLPEAFVEALRMVQGAYSLALLTPEYLLAARDPHGFRPLCLGQVNGSYAIASETCAFDLIDAEYVRDVEPGEVVRIEEKSLESEMPLPKERPAFCVFEHIYFSRPDSIVFGRTVNSSRREMGRHLAVEHPVDADVVVPIPDSGVSASIGYSRESGIPLEFGLIRNHYVGRTFIEPRQSIRNFGVKVKLNPVREILRGKRVILIDDSIVRGTTSRKIVQIVRAAGAREIHMRITAPPVIAPCYYGIDIPTRHELIASMKSVEDICRFIGADSLGYLSLQSVFRAVDDRKQYCSACFTDRYPTEVAPEEKQKSLFDREED